One Mangifera indica cultivar Alphonso chromosome 4, CATAS_Mindica_2.1, whole genome shotgun sequence genomic region harbors:
- the LOC123213353 gene encoding zinc-finger homeodomain protein 4-like, whose protein sequence is MELSSHEEGEIPIPLNSTYGHGHPHMIHHDHHHHHHNHIIPSSTPPPPPPPPQIPSSNNNGPISSPLQDHHLPTTATFKKIIRYRECLKNHAAAMGGTATDGCGEFMPSGEEGTIEALNCSACNCHRNFHRKEIDGEHSNHPSPCDCFHNPHHPHHHNLNRVGRKLILGHHHQKNLLPPEALGYPTGTLISSRPQQMIMSYNMGSLPSESDEQEEGGGGVMARPMQMVKKRHRTKFSQDQKEKMLNFAEKVGWKIQKQEESVVQQFCQEIGVKRRVLKVWMHNNKHNLAKKNNVNNNNNNNHHHSPAAPTSSA, encoded by the coding sequence ATGGAACTTTCAAGTCATGAAGAAGGAGAGATCCCAATTCCCTTAAATTCTACCTATGGTCATGGCCATCCCCACATGATCCATCAtgaccatcatcatcaccatcataaTCACATCATCCCATCTTCAACACCACCgcctccacctccaccacctCAAATCCCTTCAAGTAACAACAATGGTCCAATTTCCTCCCCCCTACAGGACCACCACCTACCCACCACCGCTACCTTCAAAAAGATAATCCGCTACAGAGAATGCCTCAAGAACCACGCAGCTGCCATGGGAGGCACCGCCACAGACGGCTGCGGCGAGTTCATGCCCAGTGGAGAAGAAGGCACCATCGAAGCCCTCAACTGCTCCGCCTGCAACTGCCACAGAAACTTCCACAGAAAAGAAATCGACGGTGAGCATTCAAACCACCCCTCTCCTTGTGATTGTTTCCACAATCCCCACCATCCCCATCATCACAATCTCAATAGAGTTGGAAGAAAATTAATTCTGGGCCATCATCATCAAAAGAATCTCTTGCCTCCGGAGGCGCTTGGATACCCTACAGGAACTCTCATATCTTCCAGGCCTCAACAGATGATAATGTCCTACAACATGGGGTCACTGCCATCAGAATCGGACGAGCAGGAGGAGGGCGGAGGCGGGGTTATGGCGAGGCCAATGCAGATGGTGAAGAAAAGACACAGAACAAAGTTTTCTCAGGATCAAAAGGAGAAAATGCTCAACTTTGCCGAGAAAGTCGGGTGGAAAATtcagaaacaagaagaaagtgTGGTGCAACAGTTCTGCCAAGAAATTGGAGTGAAGAGAAGAGTCCTCAAAGTGTGGATGCACAACAACAAGCACAACCTCGCCAAGAAGAACAAcgtcaacaacaacaacaataataatcacCATCATTCTCCTGCAGCTCCAACTTCAAGTGCTTAA